A genomic region of Solanum dulcamara chromosome 2, daSolDulc1.2, whole genome shotgun sequence contains the following coding sequences:
- the LOC129878256 gene encoding protein SULFUR DEFICIENCY-INDUCED 1-like: MKNNSCSKKVEEIDSNYRVIQKLPLGDSPYVRAKYAQLVEKDAEGAIVLFWKAINEGDRVESALKDMAAVMKQQDRAEEAIEAIKSVRDRCSKLAQESLDNVLIDLYKKSGKLEEQIELLKQKLQMIYHGEAFNGKPTKTSRSHGKKFQVTIKQETSRILGNLGWAYMQQTNYAAAEIVYQKAQQIDPDANKGCNLCLCLMKLARLNEARTVLEDILRDKLPGSDDPKSKNRAMELLKELESIKFV, from the exons atgaaaaataatagcTGCTCAAAAAAGGTAGAAGAAATTGATTCCAATTATCGTGTTATTCAGAAGCTTCCTCTTGGTGATAGTCCTTACGTCAGAGCAAAATATGCACAG CTGGTTGAGAAAGATGCAGAAGGTGCAATAGTACTATTTTGGAAGGCAATAAATGAAGGAGACAGAGTAGAGAGTGCCTTAAAAGATATGGCTGCAGTAATGAAACAACAAGATAGAGCTGAAGAAGCCATTGAAGCTATAAAATCCGTTAGAGATAGATGTTCTAAACTGGCTCAAGAATCATTAGACAATGTCCTTATCGATTTATACAAG AAAAGTGGAAAGTTAGAGGAGCAGATTGAATTGTTGAAGCAGAAGCTACAAATGATATACCATGGAGAAGCATTCAATGGTAAACCTACAAAGACATCTCGATCTCATGGAAAAAAATTCCAAGTTACCATCAAACAAGAGACCTCTAGGATACTG GGCAACTTGGGATGGGCATACATGCAACAAACAAACTATGCAGCTGCTGAAATTGTTTATCAAAAAGCTCAGCAAATCGACCCTGACGCCAATAAGGGTTGCAATCTATGCCTATGTCTTATGAAATTAGCGCGATTGAATGAAGCAAGAACGGTTCTTGAAGACATTTTACGAGATAAACTCCCCGGTTCAGATGATCCCAAGTCGAAAAATCGTGCTATGGAGCTATTGAAGGAGTTGGAATCAATTAAATTTGTTTGA
- the LOC129879833 gene encoding LOW QUALITY PROTEIN: uncharacterized protein LOC129879833 (The sequence of the model RefSeq protein was modified relative to this genomic sequence to represent the inferred CDS: substituted 1 base at 1 genomic stop codon) — protein sequence MKXFLPHSILVKMAFRMRYWKSMTNASVANRSFASSTAPRFSSAGGSTHVNPKKLSMTNGDMAPVYVLGGTLSVAIGLCIFTMKQQLFHGPGVFVTKKKRENLAEVDFPDATAMSGSKYINKSVLRKFGRIQEPIDSQYDIDPYSSPRKIESLKSVGV from the exons ATGAAATAATTTCTTCCACATTCCATCCTTGTGAAAATGGCCTTCAGAATG AGGTATTGGAAATCCATGACGAATGCCTCCGTCGCGAATCGATCATTTGCTTCTTCTACTGCTCCAAGATTTTCCAGTGCTGGTGGTTCTACTCATGTCAATCCTAAGAA GTTGTCAATGACCAATGGGGATATGGCACCAGTGTATGTATTGGGTGGAACATTATCAGTGGCAATAGGACTATGCATCTTTACAATGAAACAACAATTGTTTCATGGTCCTGGAGTTTTTGTTactaaaaaaaagagagaaaatctTGCTGAAGTTGATTTCCCAGATGCAACAGCTATGTCTGGTAGCAAGTATATTAACAAGTCTGTGTTGAGGAaatttggaagaatccaagagcCTATTGATTCTCAATATGACATTGATCCTTACTCCAG TCCAAGAAAAATTGAGTCCTTGAAATCAGTTGGAGTTTGA